The proteins below are encoded in one region of Deinococcus sp. Leaf326:
- a CDS encoding DUF11 domain-containing protein produces the protein MWRPCAWLVTGLVTLGSAGQAITCASPGKDGVGTNITGIVNTYYPGTVSASAGGMTLSLGASTGASTQITAGDLLLVMQMQDATLNTADSTAYGSGGTSGSGATAVNAGKYEYVVATSASSGNGSVSIRGDGSGGGLINSYTNSAYSATSGAKRFQVIRVPQYSSATLGATAITAPAWNGSTGGVVGIDVAGTLNLNGGSITTTGLGFRGGVGRQLTGDVNGSAIAFRSPAPANGTVGFHGQKGEGIAGTPRYVLSGGVASDTGAEGYPNGSSARGAPGNAGGGGTDSSPSNNFNNSGGGGGAGGGAGGTGGNAWANAAAVGGRGGTAAPNSVSQLVLGGGGGAGSTNDGTGDLANGLASSGAAGGGAVLVRAGTVTGTGGIFANGASANNTVVNDGSGGGGAGGSIMVVSPNALPGTLSVTATGGNGGSNTGGGNPRQHGPGGGGGGGFVVLSSPASVSVAGGTGGTTRDINNLSDTFGATNGAAGAAQTAAAVTSVPGASATTTCFPNLVVTKTTSTPSRFSATDTAATYTITVNNTGGTASGVALSDVLPTPFTYGATTATTYSGGASGPASLGATGTTTAGFGTPGGTPTNSVTLPQGGSLSVTFTVNLNSAVPGIYQNPAAVSFTDPTRTVTQTVTPGGAYTVGGTVGGSNYASGSSTNEDVAITGPPLACTNNFYALVTDGTSSYRTIAPLTPAGTVQTTIATVPLGTANNNAALAVSADGTKLFVATADGVLQIYDVPTGKWLSSVAIPGNVRTLRMAVTKPTAANPNGVGYFSIDTRLWTFQTTAPYAISGPITLNYADTSGLIPAPTISGSGDFFADSAGNLFLSVNNGSSGSYLDTFLVRPNGSVLFLGRLNDSNIGTSDTYGGYAAIGQTIYASSSDGRIIAVDLATLTVTQTAAASAARGSTDLASCSYPTLNPVIGVTKTAAKVAGSAGSLILPGDTLEYTIIVRNSGNISAAEATLQDSIPAGATYVAGSTKLNMATVADVNGTMPFATPGVIKSPNAANGVLQADSTPTVTTDREATLTFRVTINAGTSSVSNQATATYSDNSTGSAATTSVLSDDPNTLASNDPTVTDTAKPILAVTKTVDRTVALYPNSVNGAEPVPPVLNYTITVTNNGTLAAAGVTLTDVLPANVGTPTVTENGNPVAATQNGQNLTWSVGTLATGSAATRTFRVTVTAPPAPTLRATQPQSALVNSVVASATNAATTPAATATTGTAYTALFKQVHNIGSSPAAAPIPATSPAWSSTGTGLPRNVVEYCIDFTNYGSLPLNNYKINDVVPANTTLVAGSLFVKQGNMQVTPSTAYVGATTGVTDGTVTATDGTVTATKTVTATIGTLAINTTGSFCFRATIN, from the coding sequence ATGTGGCGGCCCTGCGCCTGGCTGGTGACGGGACTGGTCACGTTGGGATCGGCGGGCCAGGCCATCACCTGTGCCTCGCCCGGCAAAGACGGCGTGGGCACCAATATCACGGGCATCGTCAACACCTACTATCCCGGAACGGTCAGCGCCTCTGCGGGGGGAATGACCCTCTCGCTGGGGGCCAGCACAGGTGCCAGTACCCAGATCACGGCGGGGGACCTGCTGCTGGTCATGCAGATGCAGGACGCGACCCTCAATACGGCCGACAGTACAGCTTACGGCAGCGGTGGAACCTCCGGCTCAGGCGCGACTGCTGTGAACGCTGGCAAGTACGAGTATGTCGTGGCGACCTCCGCCTCCAGCGGCAACGGGAGCGTGAGCATCCGGGGTGACGGCAGCGGCGGCGGTCTGATCAATAGCTACACCAACTCGGCCTACAGCGCGACCAGCGGTGCCAAACGCTTCCAGGTCATCCGGGTACCGCAGTACAGCAGCGCGACTCTTGGGGCCACGGCCATCACCGCGCCGGCCTGGAACGGCTCGACCGGCGGCGTGGTGGGCATCGACGTGGCGGGCACTCTGAACCTGAACGGTGGCAGCATCACCACGACCGGCCTGGGCTTTCGCGGCGGCGTGGGCCGGCAACTGACCGGGGACGTCAACGGATCGGCCATAGCCTTCCGGAGCCCTGCTCCAGCCAACGGCACCGTCGGCTTTCACGGACAGAAAGGTGAAGGTATCGCCGGTACCCCCCGGTATGTGCTGAGCGGCGGTGTGGCCTCCGATACGGGTGCGGAAGGCTACCCGAACGGCAGTTCCGCGCGCGGTGCTCCCGGCAACGCGGGTGGCGGCGGCACTGACTCCTCGCCGAGCAACAACTTCAACAATAGCGGTGGTGGTGGTGGTGCCGGCGGAGGTGCTGGCGGGACCGGGGGGAATGCCTGGGCGAACGCTGCGGCGGTTGGCGGCCGGGGCGGTACAGCCGCCCCCAACAGCGTGTCGCAACTGGTACTGGGCGGTGGCGGCGGCGCGGGCTCGACCAACGATGGAACGGGCGATCTGGCGAACGGTCTGGCCAGCAGTGGCGCGGCAGGGGGCGGCGCCGTTCTGGTGCGGGCCGGGACGGTAACGGGGACTGGTGGAATTTTTGCCAACGGCGCGAGTGCCAACAATACGGTGGTCAACGACGGTTCCGGTGGGGGCGGCGCGGGCGGCAGTATCATGGTGGTTTCTCCGAACGCACTGCCTGGCACCCTGAGTGTCACGGCCACGGGGGGCAATGGGGGAAGCAATACGGGGGGCGGTAATCCCCGCCAACACGGGCCTGGCGGCGGCGGCGGCGGCGGTTTCGTCGTGCTTTCGAGTCCTGCCTCCGTTTCGGTGGCTGGCGGCACTGGTGGCACGACGCGCGACATTAATAATCTCTCTGACACGTTCGGTGCGACGAACGGTGCAGCTGGAGCAGCGCAGACAGCCGCTGCAGTGACCAGCGTTCCCGGCGCCTCGGCCACGACGACCTGCTTTCCCAACCTGGTGGTCACCAAGACGACCTCCACGCCTTCGAGGTTCTCGGCCACCGATACGGCGGCTACCTATACCATCACGGTGAACAATACAGGTGGTACCGCCAGTGGCGTGGCCCTGTCCGACGTCTTGCCCACGCCCTTTACCTATGGCGCCACCACAGCTACTACCTACAGCGGGGGAGCGAGTGGCCCAGCCAGTTTAGGGGCCACAGGCACGACCACTGCCGGATTCGGCACGCCAGGTGGTACTCCGACCAACAGCGTCACCCTGCCGCAGGGGGGAAGCCTTAGCGTCACCTTCACGGTGAACCTGAACTCGGCAGTGCCCGGGATCTACCAGAACCCAGCGGCGGTCAGCTTTACAGACCCGACCCGGACGGTGACGCAGACGGTCACGCCGGGCGGCGCCTACACGGTGGGCGGCACGGTGGGGGGCAGCAACTACGCCTCCGGCAGCAGCACGAATGAAGACGTAGCAATTACCGGTCCGCCACTGGCCTGTACGAATAACTTCTATGCACTGGTCACCGATGGGACCAGCAGTTACAGGACGATTGCTCCCCTGACGCCGGCAGGTACGGTCCAGACTACGATTGCGACCGTACCGTTAGGTACGGCCAATAACAATGCTGCACTGGCTGTAAGTGCCGATGGCACCAAGCTTTTTGTGGCAACGGCAGATGGTGTCTTGCAAATCTACGATGTACCGACGGGCAAATGGTTGTCTAGTGTCGCGATTCCGGGTAACGTGCGAACTCTGCGAATGGCCGTGACCAAGCCGACTGCGGCTAATCCGAACGGCGTCGGATATTTCAGTATCGACACGCGTCTCTGGACGTTCCAGACGACAGCCCCCTATGCCATTTCGGGGCCGATAACCCTGAACTATGCCGACACTTCTGGCTTGATACCCGCGCCGACCATTTCAGGGAGTGGTGACTTCTTTGCCGACAGTGCTGGTAACCTGTTCCTAAGCGTAAACAACGGGAGCAGCGGTTCGTATCTGGATACCTTCCTCGTGCGCCCTAACGGCAGTGTGTTGTTCTTGGGCCGCCTGAACGATTCGAATATCGGAACGAGCGATACCTATGGTGGATATGCAGCTATAGGGCAGACCATATATGCGAGTTCCTCCGACGGCCGGATTATTGCGGTCGATCTAGCGACCCTCACGGTTACCCAGACAGCTGCCGCCAGCGCTGCACGGGGGAGCACCGACTTGGCAAGCTGTAGCTATCCCACCCTAAACCCGGTCATTGGTGTGACCAAGACGGCGGCGAAAGTCGCGGGCAGTGCGGGCAGCCTGATCCTTCCGGGCGATACCCTCGAATACACCATCATCGTCAGGAACAGTGGCAACATCAGCGCGGCCGAGGCGACGCTGCAAGACTCCATTCCTGCAGGGGCAACCTATGTCGCGGGCAGCACTAAGCTGAACATGGCTACGGTAGCCGACGTCAATGGGACCATGCCCTTTGCCACGCCCGGAGTCATCAAAAGTCCCAATGCGGCCAACGGTGTGCTTCAGGCCGACAGCACCCCCACAGTCACGACTGACCGTGAGGCGACCCTGACCTTCCGGGTGACAATCAATGCCGGGACGAGCAGTGTCAGCAACCAGGCCACGGCGACCTACTCGGACAACTCGACCGGCAGCGCCGCGACGACCAGCGTGCTCAGCGACGATCCCAATACCCTGGCGTCCAATGACCCGACCGTGACCGACACGGCCAAACCGATCCTCGCTGTGACCAAGACGGTCGACCGGACGGTGGCGCTGTACCCCAACTCGGTCAACGGAGCCGAGCCGGTGCCGCCCGTGCTGAACTACACCATCACGGTGACCAACAACGGGACTCTTGCGGCTGCGGGAGTGACACTGACAGACGTACTGCCGGCCAATGTCGGCACGCCTACCGTCACAGAGAACGGTAATCCGGTGGCGGCGACCCAGAACGGGCAGAACCTGACCTGGTCGGTCGGAACCCTGGCGACGGGTTCGGCAGCGACCCGTACGTTCAGGGTCACCGTCACGGCTCCCCCCGCGCCGACCCTGCGGGCGACCCAGCCCCAGAGTGCGCTGGTCAACAGCGTCGTGGCCTCCGCGACGAACGCCGCCACTACCCCCGCTGCGACGGCGACCACCGGCACGGCCTACACGGCCCTGTTCAAGCAGGTCCACAACATCGGCTCGTCGCCGGCCGCCGCGCCCATCCCGGCGACCTCGCCGGCCTGGAGCAGCACCGGCACCGGACTGCCGCGCAACGTGGTGGAATACTGCATTGATTTCACCAACTACGGCAGCCTGCCCCTGAACAACTACAAGATCAATGACGTGGTGCCGGCGAACACCACACTGGTTGCTGGGAGCCTGTTCGTCAAGCAGGGCAACATGCAGGTCACGCCCAGCACGGCTTACGTGGGAGCGACCACCGGTGTCACAGACGGCACGGTGACGGCGACCGACGGTACGGTGACGGCGACCAAGACGGTGACAGCGACCATCGGCACCCTGGCGATCAACACCACCGGCAGCTTCTGCTTCCGGGCCACAATCAACTGA
- a CDS encoding DUF11 domain-containing protein codes for MLRPPALRTTLLTGLLAGVTSALAAGTPAGTAISNQATATFEAVTPGGDTRSDSNVVTTVIQAVCAVSVTPGGTVAAPGQSTDLLPGERAVFRYTVVNAGNERATLPLSVRREDASAFAPTLALYADLNRNGVLDDGEPGISSVDLAPDASADVLLVADTGPNDQGDAFVNLVASCGGSQHGANVSRVRVGAPPVLNVTKTFTPALVRPGTETTVNVTANNSGRSGSREVVLTDLLSDQLAQGLSFVPGSASAGQGSLEYTTDGTVWSAQETQPVRGVRVRVPSLAPGETLALTFRMLATLGAEGRVIPNTATVQSRTLSASSTATADVRYLPGVAIGPLDQPLAPEGTAEDTQTRAFAVVGQQVCFDHTVQNTGDVSDNFRVVITYPQGAAQATLTGPGGAVLAQPFTLAPGQTSPVRVCYSPSQTGPLEALLTVQGERGTSNTTRDLVSAIENGLPELRKSVVATSADGRVLADGATVAVSDRLSYTLTVRNPFARPLTGVVVSDPLPAHVDGVRVSDGGTLGGAAGAQVAEWRLGTLAPGESRTLTVEATVSARAVDGEALTNIFNFVTTELPTPLPSNAVATPVWSAQLLIQKTVSAQTVTYGDRLTYTLRVRNASATTAVVDAVITDSPANGLQYLAGTATLGGQPLADPTVTDGQLRWTVASIPAGGEVVITYALRVTPEAAAELDNFVQVVGTGAGGVARAIASNQAKATVRLDPLKFAPVSDLLGMVYVDRNRNGRYDAGLDTPIERARIVLAGGRLVLTDAAGRYHFANVAFGTQALRLDPSTVPYPALAVPGDGGLSGTRTVQVRGLTSVDFPLAPLGGEVGALRRTSLQVGDVQVEKVVTAVSGGYSVELTVRTPRALADFRLEDPLPGGAVLKEGRNTLSTTLNAGETKLTYRFDWTGEARAATTDPVVSWRY; via the coding sequence ATGTTGCGCCCCCCCGCCCTGCGAACCACCCTGCTGACCGGCCTGCTGGCCGGCGTGACCTCGGCCCTGGCGGCGGGCACCCCTGCCGGCACGGCCATCAGCAACCAGGCCACCGCGACCTTCGAGGCGGTCACGCCAGGTGGCGACACCCGCAGCGACAGCAACGTGGTCACGACCGTCATCCAGGCCGTGTGCGCCGTGAGCGTCACGCCCGGCGGCACGGTGGCAGCGCCGGGCCAGAGCACGGACCTCCTGCCGGGCGAGCGCGCCGTGTTCCGATACACGGTCGTCAACGCGGGCAACGAGCGGGCCACGCTGCCCCTGTCGGTGCGCCGCGAGGACGCCAGTGCCTTCGCGCCGACCCTGGCCCTGTACGCGGACCTGAACCGCAACGGCGTGCTCGACGACGGCGAGCCGGGCATCAGCAGCGTGGACCTCGCGCCCGACGCCAGTGCCGACGTTCTCCTCGTGGCCGACACCGGCCCGAACGATCAGGGCGACGCCTTCGTGAACCTCGTCGCGTCCTGCGGCGGCAGCCAGCACGGCGCCAACGTGAGCCGCGTGCGGGTTGGCGCGCCGCCGGTCCTGAACGTCACCAAGACCTTCACGCCCGCCCTGGTGCGCCCCGGCACCGAGACGACCGTGAACGTGACCGCCAACAACTCCGGCCGGAGCGGCAGCCGCGAGGTGGTCCTGACCGACCTGCTCTCCGACCAGCTCGCGCAGGGCCTGAGCTTCGTGCCCGGCAGCGCCTCGGCGGGCCAGGGCAGCCTGGAATACACCACCGACGGCACGGTCTGGAGCGCCCAGGAAACCCAGCCCGTGCGCGGCGTGCGCGTGCGCGTGCCCAGCCTCGCGCCCGGCGAGACCCTGGCCCTGACCTTCCGGATGCTGGCGACCCTGGGTGCTGAGGGCCGCGTCATTCCCAACACGGCCACCGTGCAGAGCCGCACCCTGAGTGCGAGCAGCACTGCGACGGCCGACGTGCGCTACCTGCCGGGCGTCGCCATCGGGCCCCTGGACCAGCCGCTGGCCCCCGAAGGCACGGCCGAGGACACCCAGACCCGCGCCTTCGCGGTGGTCGGGCAGCAGGTGTGCTTCGACCACACGGTCCAGAACACGGGAGACGTGAGCGACAACTTCCGCGTGGTCATCACCTACCCGCAGGGCGCGGCCCAGGCGACCCTGACCGGTCCCGGCGGCGCGGTCCTGGCCCAGCCCTTCACGCTCGCTCCCGGCCAGACCTCGCCGGTGCGGGTGTGCTACTCGCCCTCGCAGACTGGCCCACTGGAGGCGCTGCTCACGGTGCAGGGCGAGCGCGGCACGAGCAACACCACCCGCGACCTCGTCTCCGCCATCGAGAACGGCCTCCCCGAGCTGCGCAAGAGCGTCGTGGCGACCTCGGCGGACGGCAGGGTCCTGGCAGACGGCGCGACCGTGGCCGTGAGCGACCGCCTGAGCTACACGCTGACGGTGCGTAATCCCTTCGCCCGTCCGCTGACTGGTGTGGTCGTGAGCGACCCGCTGCCGGCGCACGTCGACGGAGTGCGGGTTTCCGACGGCGGCACGCTCGGCGGCGCGGCCGGCGCGCAGGTGGCCGAGTGGCGCCTGGGCACCCTGGCCCCCGGCGAGTCGCGGACCCTGACGGTTGAGGCGACCGTGAGCGCGCGCGCCGTTGACGGCGAGGCCCTGACCAACATCTTCAACTTCGTGACGACCGAGCTGCCCACGCCGCTGCCCAGCAACGCCGTCGCCACGCCGGTCTGGAGCGCGCAGCTCCTGATCCAGAAGACCGTCTCGGCGCAGACCGTGACCTACGGCGACCGCCTCACCTACACCCTGCGCGTGCGCAACGCCTCGGCCACGACCGCCGTGGTGGACGCCGTGATCACCGACAGCCCGGCGAACGGCCTGCAGTACCTGGCCGGCACGGCGACGCTGGGGGGGCAGCCCCTGGCCGACCCCACGGTGACGGACGGGCAGTTGCGCTGGACGGTCGCGTCCATTCCGGCCGGCGGCGAGGTGGTCATCACCTACGCGCTGCGCGTGACCCCCGAGGCGGCGGCCGAACTCGACAATTTCGTGCAGGTCGTGGGCACAGGGGCGGGCGGCGTGGCGCGGGCCATCGCCAGCAACCAGGCGAAGGCCACCGTGCGCCTCGACCCCCTGAAGTTCGCGCCGGTGTCCGACCTGCTGGGCATGGTCTATGTGGACCGCAACCGCAACGGGCGGTACGACGCCGGGCTCGATACGCCTATCGAGCGCGCGCGCATCGTACTGGCCGGCGGCCGACTCGTCCTGACGGACGCGGCCGGGCGCTACCACTTCGCCAACGTGGCCTTCGGAACGCAGGCGCTGCGGCTCGATCCCAGCACGGTGCCCTACCCCGCGCTGGCCGTGCCCGGCGACGGCGGCCTGAGCGGCACCCGCACGGTACAGGTGCGCGGCCTGACGAGCGTGGATTTCCCGCTGGCGCCTCTGGGCGGTGAGGTGGGCGCGCTGCGCCGCACCTCCTTACAGGTGGGTGACGTTCAGGTCGAGAAGGTGGTCACGGCAGTTTCCGGCGGCTACAGCGTGGAACTGACCGTGCGGACCCCGCGCGCGCTGGCCGATTTCCGTCTGGAAGACCCCCTGCCTGGGGGAGCTGTCCTGAAAGAAGGGCGCAATACCCTCAGCACTACTCTCAATGCCGGTGAGACGAAGCTCACGTACCGTTTCGACTGGACGGGCGAGGCCCGGGCCGCCACCACCGATCCCGTCGTGAGCTGGAGGTACTGA
- a CDS encoding VWA domain-containing protein, whose product MARITRYSKFEGELDQLDSSELMQMIQEALLGQGMNDPYDPDPNARPSMDDLFDAILEALAERGMIPEEQLLEAMQAGDVRETALGQQIERLMDKLQQDGFIRKEFEDEEGQGGAGQGGEATFQLTDKSIDFLGYKSLRDLMGGLGRSSAGAHDTREYASGTEMTGELKNYEFGDTMNLDTTATLGNVISKGFDQLEESDLVIRQAEYNSSAATVVLLDCSHSMILYGEDRFTPAKQVALALAHLIRTQYPGDTVKFVLFHDSAEEVPVGKLAQAQIGPYHTNTAGGLRLAQQLLKRENKDMKQIVMITDGKPSALTLPDGRIYKNAYGLDPYVLGATLREVANCRRSGIQINTFMLARDPELVGFVQRVSEMTRGKAYFTTPQNIGQYVLQDFMTNKTKLVN is encoded by the coding sequence ATGGCGCGGATCACGCGGTACAGCAAGTTCGAGGGGGAACTCGACCAGCTCGATTCCTCGGAACTCATGCAGATGATTCAGGAAGCGCTGCTAGGTCAGGGCATGAACGACCCCTACGACCCCGACCCCAACGCGCGCCCCAGCATGGACGACCTGTTTGACGCCATTCTGGAGGCCCTGGCCGAACGCGGCATGATTCCCGAAGAACAGCTTCTGGAGGCCATGCAGGCGGGCGACGTGCGCGAGACGGCCCTGGGGCAGCAGATCGAGCGCCTGATGGACAAGCTCCAGCAAGACGGCTTCATCCGCAAGGAATTTGAGGACGAGGAGGGCCAGGGCGGCGCGGGGCAGGGCGGCGAGGCGACCTTCCAGCTCACCGACAAGAGCATCGACTTCCTGGGCTACAAGAGCCTGCGCGACCTGATGGGTGGCCTGGGCCGCAGCAGCGCGGGCGCCCACGACACCCGCGAGTACGCCTCGGGCACCGAGATGACCGGCGAACTCAAGAACTACGAGTTCGGCGACACCATGAATCTCGACACGACCGCCACGCTAGGCAACGTGATTTCCAAGGGCTTCGACCAGCTCGAGGAATCCGACCTCGTGATCCGGCAGGCCGAGTACAACTCCTCGGCCGCGACGGTCGTGCTGCTCGACTGCTCGCACTCCATGATCCTGTACGGCGAGGACCGCTTCACCCCGGCCAAGCAGGTGGCCCTGGCCCTCGCGCACCTTATCCGGACGCAGTACCCCGGCGACACGGTGAAGTTCGTGCTGTTCCACGACTCGGCCGAGGAAGTGCCGGTGGGCAAGCTGGCGCAGGCGCAGATCGGGCCGTACCACACGAACACGGCCGGTGGCCTGCGGCTCGCGCAGCAGCTCCTGAAGCGCGAGAACAAGGACATGAAGCAGATCGTGATGATCACCGACGGCAAGCCCTCGGCCCTCACGCTGCCCGACGGCCGCATCTACAAGAACGCCTACGGTCTGGACCCCTACGTGCTGGGCGCCACTCTGCGTGAAGTCGCCAACTGCCGGCGCAGCGGTATCCAGATCAATACCTTCATGCTCGCGCGGGATCCCGAACTCGTGGGCTTCGTGCAGCGGGTCTCGGAGATGACGCGGGGTAAGGCCTATTTCACGACGCCCCAGAACATCGGTCAGTACGTCTTGCAGGACTTCATGACCAACAAGACCAAACTGGTGAACTAG
- the mscL gene encoding large conductance mechanosensitive channel protein MscL, which translates to MLSGFRDFVMRGNVIDLAVGVVIGASFGSVVTAFTNAFLTPLIKLATGGRGEVAGRFAVNGVVFDWGSFVTALIAFLLTALVVYVFVVRPMNLVTERFRKPAAPPAPPEPTAEEKLLAEIRDELRRRPESLR; encoded by the coding sequence ATGCTTAGTGGATTCCGGGATTTCGTCATGCGGGGCAACGTCATTGACTTGGCGGTCGGGGTGGTCATCGGCGCCTCGTTCGGGTCGGTGGTCACGGCCTTTACCAATGCCTTCCTGACCCCGCTCATCAAGCTGGCCACCGGGGGCCGGGGTGAGGTTGCGGGCCGCTTCGCGGTGAACGGCGTGGTGTTCGACTGGGGCAGCTTCGTGACGGCGCTGATCGCCTTTCTCCTGACGGCGCTCGTCGTGTACGTGTTCGTGGTGCGCCCGATGAACCTGGTCACCGAGCGCTTCAGGAAGCCGGCCGCGCCTCCCGCCCCCCCCGAGCCGACCGCCGAGGAAAAACTGCTCGCCGAGATCCGCGACGAACTGCGCCGCCGCCCCGAGAGCCTGCGCTAA
- a CDS encoding polyphosphate kinase 2 family protein: protein MKLGDYRAKRNKRTRLADWDTRDDGGLSKEEAQPLLAELQEELATWQERLYAEGNQSLLVVLQARDAGGKDGTVKKVIGAFNPNGVRVSNFKVPTPEEKAHDFLWRVHAQVPRAGMIGVFNRSHYEDVLVPLVHGEMDEEGAEERLKDIRHFESLLGRSGTRTVKFYLHISADEQKERLQARLDDPNKHWKFNPGDLAERALWDRYTDAYEMCLGTSTDDAPWYVVPADRKWYRDLLISRVLLHTLKDMDPQYPDVEFDPAAIVIE, encoded by the coding sequence ATGAAACTGGGCGACTACCGGGCAAAACGGAACAAGCGGACGCGGCTGGCAGACTGGGACACCCGGGACGACGGCGGGTTGAGCAAGGAAGAGGCCCAGCCGCTGCTCGCCGAGCTCCAGGAGGAACTGGCCACCTGGCAGGAACGGCTGTACGCCGAGGGCAACCAGTCGCTGCTCGTGGTCCTCCAGGCCCGCGACGCCGGGGGCAAGGACGGCACGGTGAAAAAGGTCATCGGGGCGTTCAATCCGAACGGGGTGCGGGTCTCGAACTTCAAGGTTCCCACCCCCGAGGAAAAGGCGCACGACTTTCTGTGGCGCGTGCATGCCCAGGTGCCGCGCGCCGGCATGATCGGCGTGTTCAACCGCAGCCACTATGAGGACGTGCTCGTGCCCCTGGTCCACGGCGAGATGGACGAGGAGGGGGCTGAGGAACGTCTGAAGGACATTCGGCACTTCGAGTCGCTGCTGGGACGCAGCGGCACCCGAACTGTGAAGTTCTACCTCCATATCAGTGCAGACGAGCAGAAAGAACGCCTCCAGGCGCGGCTCGACGACCCCAACAAGCACTGGAAGTTCAACCCCGGCGACCTCGCCGAGCGGGCGCTGTGGGACCGCTACACGGACGCCTACGAGATGTGCCTGGGCACGAGCACCGACGACGCGCCCTGGTATGTGGTGCCTGCCGACCGCAAGTGGTACCGCGACCTGCTCATCAGCCGCGTGCTGCTGCACACCCTCAAGGACATGGACCCGCAGTACCCGGACGTGGAGTTCGACCCCGCAGCCATCGTCATTGAGTAG
- a CDS encoding acyl-ACP desaturase: MADILPPNMLNERPQTPAGLLSNREKDRLIERGFLGLYRWYTARSQETRNWNADQSFDWRNMNKDLPPELITVLQGFFAVEQYAPDFTSNLVHLVRRSHGRSHFQLRWGSEEEKHADAWENAVLFSGQRSPAWIEEYKERLRAQTWELPFPDAIHNLVYTVFQERATQLNYLNMMKIAQGKSDRPHLAGVSDPVLAKVAQTIAVDEAAHYNFFLEGVRMYLYYYPEQTLDAVKNVIGQFSMPAATLIPDWQSFYETVYRAGIYGPRDFSRDVMQVAFRNLGIESRKALEEGIRKTREVPTFEGENFGTTAIWDTFDYGMVEGDVKRLHVKIQDYEKGIGFDLYDPTEFVENPAVPRGSGQAADD; the protein is encoded by the coding sequence ATGGCCGACATCCTCCCTCCCAACATGTTGAACGAGCGTCCCCAGACGCCTGCCGGGTTGCTGAGCAACCGCGAAAAAGACCGCCTGATCGAGCGCGGGTTCCTGGGCCTGTACCGCTGGTACACCGCCCGCAGCCAGGAGACGCGCAACTGGAACGCCGACCAGTCCTTCGACTGGCGGAACATGAACAAGGACCTGCCGCCCGAACTCATCACGGTGCTTCAGGGCTTTTTCGCCGTCGAGCAGTACGCTCCGGACTTCACCTCCAACCTCGTGCACCTCGTGCGGCGCTCGCACGGCCGCAGCCACTTTCAGCTGCGCTGGGGCAGCGAGGAGGAAAAGCACGCCGACGCCTGGGAAAACGCCGTGCTGTTCAGCGGCCAGCGCAGCCCCGCCTGGATCGAGGAATATAAGGAGCGCCTGCGCGCCCAGACCTGGGAACTGCCCTTCCCAGACGCCATCCACAACCTCGTGTATACCGTGTTTCAGGAGCGGGCCACTCAGCTCAACTACCTGAACATGATGAAGATCGCCCAGGGCAAGAGCGACCGGCCGCACCTCGCGGGCGTGTCCGACCCGGTCCTCGCCAAGGTCGCCCAGACCATCGCGGTGGACGAGGCGGCGCACTACAACTTCTTTCTCGAAGGCGTGCGCATGTACCTCTACTACTACCCCGAGCAGACGCTGGACGCCGTCAAGAACGTCATCGGTCAGTTCTCGATGCCTGCCGCGACGCTCATCCCCGACTGGCAGAGTTTCTACGAGACGGTGTACCGCGCCGGTATCTACGGCCCGCGCGACTTCTCGCGCGACGTGATGCAGGTGGCCTTCCGCAACCTCGGCATCGAGAGCCGCAAGGCGCTGGAAGAGGGCATCCGCAAGACGCGCGAGGTGCCGACCTTCGAGGGCGAGAACTTCGGGACCACCGCCATCTGGGACACCTTCGACTACGGTATGGTCGAGGGCGACGTCAAGAGGCTACATGTCAAGATTCAGGACTACGAGAAGGGCATCGGCTTCGACCTGTACGACCCGACCGAGTTCGTCGAGAACCCGGCGGTGCCCCGCGGGTCCGGCCAGGCTGCCGACGACTGA